The genomic region GATGGACAAAAATTCAAAATTGCTTCTTAGCAAAAAGCTATTTCTTAAGCAAGAATTTTTCTTGGACTATCTGGGAATGGCCTGAGTGAGGGGCCTAATTGGAGGACCTTAATGGGAGGGGGACATGTAATCTGAAACctactgttattggcagagatgtGGGCAAACTCTGTTCGTTATTGGGCTATTAACTaatactgcctggtgatgtcaccaagtGATCTgagatcagttttgccttttgcATCATAATGAATACGATTAAATGAACAGGGCCGCCTGATACTAGGTCAGTCCTACTCGGAGAGGGTAAACTCTTCTCAGGTTATAGCATGTGTTTTCAACTCACTAGATTCATCATATTAATACAAGAAAGAAGGACTACTAAACTAACATTCTGACCACTGTCATTATAAAAGGAGTTCACTGGTTGGTTAGAGAGTGACTAACAACTGACGTTTTACTCGGGCCACCCCCTTCCAGCATCGGGGAACATCCCCCGCCTCCCCTGCATGCACGCACCCACCACATCTATTTCTaagggcacaagcactgttcaagacacaaactgttcacacccctcttgttggtggagagaattttgcaggtttaaagcatatttcctgcaattctacacattttgtcatggggtgcaaagaacattTTGTAGTTTTAAAGCAacttttcttgcaattctatacattttgccatgtctaatgtgtttTTATGATATTTGAGTGATAAATAAACTCACATGGGCTAGTTGACCTGGACATAACccgacaagttataaatagctatctaaggtatgcaatgactaacgtgacaagaggaactgatgatgcactacccaactTCGCACCTTCTGCATTCTACTAGTACAACTTTCAAGAGAAAGTTTAAAGCCGgactaagcccccccccccccccccccccccccccccccaggaggcACGcaccacagtttgggaaccactgacctaAAGCCACTGACCTAAAGATAGAGACAGCACCCATTTCTAAGCTAGTGAGAAATCAATCTTAACCTGTAATAAACACCACAGCAACATggattaatttatttatttttaaacaataGAAACGGGGTAGACAGAGTGGAGGACCAAAACAAAGAGAAGGATTCGAGGGGGCTACCAATGAGAATAGCCTACagcagaggaaagaaagagagggatgagaaggatGTCTACGATAAATGGGTGTGCAGTTGTGTCCTGTGGTTGGTGTGTTGGGTGGCTCAGCCTCCTGTCCAAACGATCGTTCTGTTTAAATGGCTGTTATCCTATTAAGAAACACTGCTGATGTCCTGCAGAGTTGATATAATCAGTTCAGGGGGAgtcattgtctgtgtgtgtgtgtgtatgtgcgtgcgtgcgtgcgtgtacgcATGTAAGCTTGACTGTCTGCGTGAGTGAGtgaatggttgtgtgtgtgtgtgtgtgtgtgtgtgtgtgtgtgtgtgtgtgtgtgtgtgtgtgtgtgtgcgtatgtgcatccatgcgtgcatgtgtgtgtaagcATGCCTGCCTGTGTTaatatgtctgtgtgtgatggagaGTTTGGGCCGGGCACGCGTCCTGATACAAGTCTCCTACCCTCCTAGTCCTAGGCTAAGGGATGCAGCTTTGGGTTCATTCATTTCAACACAATCATTCCTTTTTGGAGTGAAGGGTACTTTTTTAGGGTACTTTTTCTTCATTTCCTTAATTTTAGGCCTTAGAGTACCGAAGGGTGCTACTTTCTATCATTCTCTGTTTAagtcttcccctccctccattaATTCATTCCCCAATTGCAGCTCAGAGGGCAGCGTGGTTATTATTGTCCCCCACAATTAAATCggggaggggactgtggatctgtcTCCGTCTGTTAGTGCATACGTTAGCCACACACGATCTCAGACAGCACTGGCCCGATCTTCACGAAACTTGGCTGAATTATTTGTTTTGCAATAGAGATccggcatttacaaaattacactcaTTGGCCAGATGGTGGCACTATAACAGGAGATTTGAAATGCAAACATTGAAAGATCACGCCCCGCACCCAATTTGACCTAGTCAGGAAATTCGGTTCATAGGTCACTCTCCTCACAAGGAAAGAAATTGCCCTGGGACGCATAAGGTCTGCCATGGTGGATTTTCCGCCATTTTGAAGTTTGTGAAAAACATGCTACTCTTCTGGCACCGAATGACCGATCTACACAAAACTGTGGCACCTATGGACAAAGGTCTCGTAACGCAGTAAACCTTTACATGGGCGTGGACCAATAAACCTTTACATGGGCGTGGACCAATAAACCTTTACATGGGCGTGGACCAATAAACATTCACATGGGCGTGGACCAATAAACATTCACATGGGCGTGGACCAATAAACATTCACATGGGCGTGGACCAATAAACATTCACATGGGCGTGGTCTGGTACATATATGCATATAAATCAGTCAAGGATATTCGTATTGTAAAAAATTAAGTACACATGTTGCAAACACTGTCAAGACTCACCATATGTGAGAACATTCATATCGACCACACGGTGGTGCTATAACAGGCACATGTTTATATCTCTTGATCTGTTTGACTCAGAGTGATGAAATTTGGCACACATGCTCAGGGATATGAGTCTAACTGACCCACGCGATATCTGACATCACTGGCCCAATTTTGAtgaaacttgggtgaatgatgcgtcttgccAAAGAGATCTGACATTttcaaaattacactgattggcccaagggGGTGCAGCATCATTCGTGGGGGACAACATGTTTACTGTCGCCATGTTTATTGATGAACCTGGTGGGGAGAGGGACTGACTGGCTGTGTTTAGGCGCCCCAATGGACTCCTGCTTATTTAATGAGGTGGCATGGGCCCTGCCATGTCTGGGGCCCTCAGATCCGAGGAATCCAGGATGCAAGGAATCGAGGACAGATTCATTGAGAAAGAGCTGATGTGTGGCCCCTGGGAGGACCCAATCTTTGTCAGACAAAGGTGAGATGGAGACATTTGGTAAAATTCCTCGCATCCTCTCTCTTCGCCTCCGCCTCAACTGTATTGGAGGAGAGGGTCTAAGGTCCTTCCcttctgaccttctcctccaatgagaTTTGAGGAGGTGAGGAGCTAGGATGTGATGAATCAAGGAAAGGTGCCACTACATTgtgtaaagaaggatttttaagccttgagacaactgacaaatggattgtgtatgtgtgctattcagagggggaatgggcaagacaaaatatttaagtgcctttgaacggggtaagtgccaggcacactggtttaagtgtgtcaagaactgcaatgctgcttggtttgcatgctcaacagtttcccgtgtgtatcaagaatggtccaccacccaaaggacatccagcaaacttgacacaactgtgggaagcattggagtcaacatgggccagcatccttgtggaacactttcaacaccttgtagagtccatgtctcAACAAATACAAGCTGTTCTGAGaaggtgcaactcaatagtagGAAGGTATTCTGAGAGTGTCTGAGGACCTGGAAGATATTTCTGAGAGTGTCTGAGGACCTGCTATTTAAGGGTACTGTCCCTCGTGGCTTCACATTGTTAGCTCAGGGAGATATATCTATGAAGGTTTGTGTGTGGGCAACTATGCATGCCGTATTAACTCGGTAACTCTGTATTAACTCCCTCAATAGATCCACCACATATAAttgtttttacccctttttctccctaatttcgtggtatccaattggtagttacagtcttgtctcattgctgcaactcccgtatggacttgggagaggcgaaggtcgagagccgtgcgtcctccgaaacacaaccctgcaagccacactgcttcttgacacaatgcccacttatcccggaagccagccgcaccaatgtgtcggaggaaacacctttacacctggcgaccgtgtcagcactgcgcccggcccgccacaggtgtCCCTattgcgcgatgggacaaggacatcgctgccggccaaaccctccactaacccggacgacgctgggccaattgtgcaccgcctcatgggtctcccggtcgggGCCGGCTGTGAcggagcctggactcgaaccaggatctctagtggcacagcaagcactgcgatgcagttccttagaccactgcgccactcgggaggcaatCCACCATGTTTTGAGGATGATATCATGGGCTGGATCTTATAGTGCAAACAATTTCATTAACTAATGATAGATAATACTATTAACAGTAAGTTAATGAGTGAATCAGATAATTGGATGGGATTTATCATTTTAGGTCATTCAGAGTTTATGTGACTGTTTGTCATATCATTCTTCATACAGGGCGCCATTCCTTCGCTGGGAAATGTTTGGCAAAATTAGAATACACCCACTTCTCCAgccactaagagagagagagcgagagagtgggcgagaagggggagaaagagagtgagaagggggagagagagagggaagggagatatagagagagagggagaaatggagagagagggagaaaagggggaaagagagagggaaaagggggagacagtgggggagtgagagagtgaagataatgagggaaaaaaatgaaaaagaggGAAGTAGGAGGTAAAGAGCGGGAAAAGGATAaataaagagagggatgagaaagagagggagagtaaagtCCTTATTCAGGGCGTTTCTGTTCACCAGTCACATCAAGGCTCCAAATCAATCCTGCAAATTGGTTTGCTCCTCAACAAGGTTACCAAATGACggtgggatggaggaagagagatagataggagagagacagagagaaaggagagagagagagcgagagacagagacagacagacagacagacagacagacagacagacagacagacagacagacagacagacagacagacagacagacagacagacagacagacagacagagaaaggagagagacagagagaaaggagagagagagagcgagagacagacagacagagacagacagacagacagacagacagacagacagacagacagacagacagacagacagacagacagacagacagacagacagacagacagacagacagacagacagacagacagacagacagagagacagagagaggagaaagagagagaaggagagagagagagagagagagagacagacagacagacagacagacagacagacagacagacagacagacagacagacagacagacagacagacagacagacagacagacagagagacagagagacagagagacagagagacagagagagaggatagagacagagagaaaggagagagagagcgagagatagacagacagagacagacagacagacagacagacagagagagacagagagaggagagagaggagagagacagacagaaaggagagagagagagcgagagacagacagagacagacagacagacagacagacagacagacagacagacagagagagacagagagaggagagagacagagattgtgGTGGTGATATGGGTGACTATAGATGGGACAGTTTAACTGGGGAAGGAGTGAAGGACTTCTGTTGATTGCTGGTTGTTACTGGAAACAGAATGTCATccgtatgtaaaaaaaaaaaaatcttccttCTTTAAATTttttccttgtgtgtgtgtttgagagcgaGCGTGTGTTTGTTatgacacaagagagagagagaagacagatagCCTccgtgtgtgggcgtgtgtgtgtgtgtgtgtgtgtgtggttatgtgttcATTTTCCTCACAGCAGACACAGATGCTCTCCTAACCCTGTCACAATGAAATGTGGGCTCCATTTCCCGCCATTCCCCAGCTGAGCCTTTGGaattggaaaataaataaataaaaaatggaatgAATAAAAAATGGTCAGCACTTCCAATCTGTTATTCTTCTCCGCTGAcccggagtgtgtgtgtttgtgtatatgtacACGCATTgacaaaaaggtgctatctagaaccctTCTGAGTTCAATGcagaaccctttacacagagggttctacatggaacccaaaacagcactacctggaaccaaaaaggattctctctaaaaaccaaaaagggttctcctatggggacagcccaaAAAACCTTTTGagttttttctaagagtgtgtgtgtgtgtgtgtgtgtgtgtgtgtgtgtgtgtgtgtgtgtgtgtgtgtgtgtgtgtgcgcacatgcgCTTGTATTCGCTATGTGTTCACCTATgctttatctgtgtgtgtctgtcttctaATCCACAGGAACACTTCACCCCAGAGTGCAAGTTCAAAGAGAGTGTGTTTGAGAACTACTATGTGACATACTCGTCCATCCTGTACCGGCAGACCCAGTCGGGCAGGGCCTGGTACATCGGCATCAACCGGGACGGGCAGGTCATGAAGGGCAACAGGGTCAAGAAGACCAAGGGGGCCGCCCACTTCCTGCCCAAACTCATCGAAGGTGCAGTACAGTAGGAAGTTAATTATGGTCATTAGTTGGCTCTGTCATTTTGTCACGTTTGCTTTTCGTGATGCACTCTggtctcatttaaaaaaaaagagtttTGTTCTGTTCAATATtattctgtctccctctttccctctttccttttctcacatcccttccctcccccctacagtggctatgtacagggagccGTCACTACATGAAGTGGTGGTGGTCGCCGAGCTGAGTTCGCCCAGGAAAATGGCCAAGGCCTCCGATTCACCTGTGCTGCAGAACGGCAAAAAAGACCCGCCCTCAAAAACCAAAACCTCCTAGCGCACAGAGAACACAGAGGCGGTCATACGGGCACTGGGCACTGGCAAGGGCACCTAAAGGAACTACAGGGATGATATATAGAAGCAATGGAGCTACTTGATGGTAGCATTAGAAGAACTCTATCTCCCATAATGCAATAGTGAAGGGTTGGGGAAATAAATGCCAATGGAACCCTTCTTTAAAGACATGGTGTCCCCCCCACCCACTGCagccccctccccttctcttacCCAACACCGCCCCTGTATGAGTCTGAGATTTCAGAGCAATAAAACTTGAGGAATGAGGCTGGGTGCGTCGTAGCATGCACTGGTCACGTCACAACTATATACACATCCACTACGGGAAATTCCTGGAAAGAAGACCGACACCTGTCATCAGCATCGTCTGTTTTTAATCTACGTCACTTCACAACGAACAATGTCTTCCTGTTTTTATTACACAGGGTTGTCACGGTTAAATGTTTCCCCCCTGCCCCACTGAGCAGCGGGGGGGGGTCCTATTGTTCTACATTCCCAAAGCTTCCATCCATACTAATGTAAGGTTGATCCAGGATGCGTCTGCACCCTATTttcaatatagtgcactactttgtgtGGGttgtggtcaaaagttgtgcactacaaagggaatagggtgccattttggatgcaagcCCAAAACATCCTTTTGTTCTTAGTTATCGGTTAGCAGGTCTTCTCTGTCCGTCAGCACCTTTGTGACCATAGCTATGTATCTCCTccatacttaaaaaaaatatatatatttccctcGTTAACCTCAGTTTTCCACTCGGCAGCACAAGAAAAACACTCCTTGTTCCTCTCTAGGGCTGTTTAACAGCAGCTTCCACTGATCAAAATCTCCCCAACtcttgaaagagagagagaaacctccCTGCTGCactgaactacacacacacacacgattgtgttcacacacacacacacaccggctgggcagcagagggagagggtgatTGTGTGCGGGTCAGAGGTTGAAGAATGATGACGATATAATCAGTGAGATGGTGTAGATGTTCTGGGAGTCTGTTTGTCCATGTAGGTTATTATTAAACTGACTGCTTTACCCTCTCTGTGCCCAGCCATGCGTTACACCATCCTTTAACCACACTAGATCATTTCTCTAGCTCATGtccctaacatgctgaccacaccgcccgCGTCGCGTGCGCAAGCATTGCAAAacaaatgtacacatacatgttattcaatcattgcacccacactgctagcCAGGTGCTagaatagaacttggttctatttgtgacgcttgatGCGCTACAAGTCTCGCCTCTCCTATCTCctattggtttttaggagcatattcCCACGTGGGCGATTGAAAAATGAACTGAGAGCCACACTCCAGTCCTGTTGGAAcctgtgcatttcaggtaaaataacaacccaatttttatatcccaggacaaattaactagcaacagcaagctagctagctaaattgccataaatgtttaatgcttttcgacctttccccaaattaatatagttggttcagagttcgttttgatattttaacctgggtgtcctgatcgcgtctggtgttcgcgtctggtgtgggtggacaagaTCAACATGCGCGCGaacggtctggtcagcatgtaagccaGGGAGATACAGCACACATTCCCACTGTGGGGTTTATTTTCTGGTTGGGTATGTGATATTGCAGGACAGTTGTGGTTCTTTTCAGAGGGCTACAACCTCCTAGCCCGGGTGCCAGCCAGTTTCCACTGTCAAAATCCTTATGGGATTGTCATagcaaacagactggcacccggGCTAACGACCTCCTAATTCCACGTTGATTTCTTCTTGTTAATCTCTACTTCATATGTAATAAGCAACTAGTATGCACTGAACCTCTCCAACACTGGGTCAAGTGTGTTAGTTATTATGCAAAGGAAACAAGCCTTCTTTAAAAACGCACATCTCGCCATCGTGTCTCATAGGgggcgtccaaaatggcaccctatccctatatagtgcaccacttttgaccagagccctggtcaaaagtagctcTCTACAGGGGAAAGGAACCATAGACTATTATCAACCTGTAACTTGTGCTGTCAATGTCACACCCCATGCTGCACAACAAGGATGTTGCTAATGGTAAAGACCGGATGCTAAAGGCACAGACATAATACAAAGAGGGCGATGGCTTAGTAATAAGGATGAGAACGCAAAGCTAGAAGAAGCTACATGTGCTTCCTCctccatttaaaaaaagaagattaGCCATGAACAATCTTTCTGCCAGTCAGTGACGTAAGTCTATAATTCTATGAGTGTTTTTTTTGTTCATGTTGACGTGTTTACTGGAGGGATTTGAGCTCTGTATGCATcccatcccaaattgcaccctagagccctatggggactggtcaaaagtagtgcactatgtaaggaacagggtgccatttgggaagtatCCAGAGCTAGAGCAGAGTGGTAGATAGGGAGGTCCTTATTTTAGACTGAGCATGCTTGTTTGGTCGAGCAAAAGGAGAGAAAGGAAGTAACGAAGGTTCAGTCAGAGAGAATTATGATGGCTTCTCCCCGTGGCAGACCAGGTAATCCCAAATAAGGTGTTGACAACAggcatctctctcacacacacacacacacacacacacacacgcacgcacacacacacgcacacaaacaaccTGCTGTGAAGATTTGTAAGCTGTATACACTGCAGTGTTGCAACCCTACTGGACCAATGTTGTACAGTCCACCTTCATAAGCAGCAGAAGATAGAGGCCTacagggtgtctgtctgtctacgacTGTGGCTAAAACTTccttaccaccccccccccccccccgggtgcTGAGACAATAGGCTCACGTTaacacagacacatacaaaacacacattaacacaccacGCCTGATCCACTGATTCCGCAAGCTAATTTCCAAGCACGTCCTTCTGAAGAAAGGTTTTGAAAACATGAGTCTCTGGGAAGATTCCCAACTAAAGGGTGTGAGACTGTCaggtgagggggaggaggagacaggggggagggaaaggagaggagagaaaaggaggagatgggggtagagggaaggagagggggaggggatgagggaagaggtgagCAGAGCAGCGAGAATAAGAGGATACATTAAGCGAGGGCTTCTACTGGTTTATCAAACCAGTCAATGTTGAATAAGGTCAGTGAATCCATAAATGGGATTTTTGGGAAATAGCTAAGAATCCTGTGATTTTACTGTTTTCTTTAAGGGCTGGGAAGATCTGTCGcaacatattattattataatacgcCTCTCCAATGTCTTTCCTTGGCATAACGTTTCCATCACAACTCTCCAAACGCACCTTGATAAGCGTTAGTTACTATTAGCTATGAGATTAGAGTGTACTGTAAGTAAGTTAAGGGCTAACGCTGAGTAAGTTACCTGAGTAGCAGCAGATGACGTACGAAGACAACGCAGTCGTGATAGTACACTGATACCCACTAGTCCCTTGGCCATGCAATAGAGTACTGTCCTCTTCAGCTGGTTGACATCACGCTACATTAGAGGTAATGACTGTGAGTGCGTTTACGTGTGTGTATGTCATTGTTATTACACATCACATCTGACCGGGGTGTGTTCATAAGGGTATGTTTGTGTCACTGTAGGGATAGGTGCAACTTTACACCACATTCAATTTGTTCTAACATCTAAaaacgttttgtgtgtgtgtgtatatacacatgcatgtacagtatatctatGAACACACAAGGTGTGAGCACCTGTACGTACATGTACATAGCCACAGGGTGCTTTTATGCTAGTGTATGTAGGTAGGTTATGGAGTGTATGGTGGCAGTTTATAACATATCGATGCAGGGGTATAATGGATtgtgtatggctctaatctgacgtAGCTGACGAGTCGGATTCCTCCTCTTCTCGTGTTAATCTGACATCAAAACCAGCAGGGTAGACGCTTCCGTCTTAAAATGTACACACATGCCCACGCACACACGGAACAAAACAAATCAAGTCCGACTGTATTCAAAGTTGACTTATTAACATCTGCGTCTAAGTTTCAATAATGAAGATGGGATAGCATCCAATAGCATATTGTAAatggtactgtacagtagaggAGGATTATGTTGTTATTCAGATGGACTGCTGTTTTATATAGTCCCGTAGATGTTGGGTTTGCAGTGTTTGACCTTCTTTCATTAGATGCAGAGGGGAGACTATAAATATGTGTATAGAgtggcaagtgtgtgtgtgtgtgcgtgcgcgcgtgtgtgttt from Oncorhynchus kisutch isolate 150728-3 linkage group LG9, Okis_V2, whole genome shotgun sequence harbors:
- the LOC109896497 gene encoding fibroblast growth factor 14-like → MQIEKSMGPMIESWGHKLTLSCPPAEPQLKGIVTRLYNRHGFYLQMLPDGTMDGTKDESSSFLQFNLIPVGLRIVAIQSTKTGLYIGMNSDGYLYTSEHFTPECKFKESVFENYYVTYSSILYRQTQSGRAWYIGINRDGQVMKGNRVKKTKGAAHFLPKLIEVAMYREPSLHEVVVVAELSSPRKMAKASDSPVLQNGKKDPPSKTKTS